From the genome of Aspergillus oryzae RIB40 DNA, chromosome 4:
GCGTCTTCCATTCTGTGGAACATGGTGTACATTTCTTCCCGAAACTGAAGCAGAGCAtgctttgtttctgtgtGCCAGGCAAGCTCGGCTTTTAGGTAGCTGTTTTCGTAGGCCAGGTCTTCAACTCGTTTTTTCAAGCTTCGTGGAGGGAGTTTTGACTGCTGGAGGCGCGATTGGAGGCGCTCTATGTTTGAGGAAGTGCCCCCGTTCTGCAGTATCAGGTGGTCTTGCGGGGtaatctcctcctcaataGGATAGAGGACGTGGCATGTATAAGAATCCATATGTCATTCAAGACTAAGTGGAGCAGAGGACTTaagatgctgaagatggGAATGTTAGATGTGGAAAGGTTTCAACTGCGCGATAGAATTCATACCCTATAAAAGACTCGTGGTCAGCGAGCCACCGACAGGCAGGTATATAAATGCTAGTCAACAGTACGGTACGACCCTGCACTCTCGAAGAATAAGTGTGAAGGAAGGAAGCACTGACAGCGAATTTAATGCGCTCTCGGCGTTGGTACTGTAGTGAATCGTATACCAAAAGATCCGTACGGTCGTACTACAGTATAGTTCGACCAGCCTTACTGAATATAGCTCAACCACACTATGGTATGGGTACTTTGTAATTACTGTTAAGGAATGATGAACTAAATGTGAAAAACATGAACGAAATACAGTGACATTATGTTCTAGCTCTTTTATACATTGCTGGTCAAAAAACCTTCACACCGCTCAAGGGCCTAACTATCACTCTGCACAGGTAGTTGAGGTACTAAGCTAGTATCGATGGAAATACCATTTGGAACAACTGAGTCCCAGCTGTTCTCGCTCTCAACGAGTGGAGAGCTTGATTGGAAACCGGTTGGAATTGATGCTGCTAGAGGCATCATGACTTCATCCTTGGTTTTAGCCACCGTACCAAGATCTTTGGTTGTCTCCTGGTGCCGAAGGTTATCCAGATGTAGCgggaagaaatcgagagGTCTCTGACCGAAAGATGTTCCCGAAGACTCAGTTTCTATTGCTTTTCTCACAAGCATATCGTTAACATGGAATAAAATTGAGACACGGGACTCGAGCTCTTGGGACTTTGCTCGTTCCATGATCAGCTCCTGCTGAAGTatctcgacttcttcggaCATCTTCAATAGTTGAACTTCAAGCAAACCTTTTAGCGACTCTGCCTTGGCAAGCTTTTCTTGCAACTGGGTGAATTGATGCCGTTCGTTCTGCAGCCGTGCGCTTTCTGCGCTCAGACGAGACTCTAATTGCTTTTGGCGTAACACAGACTCCTTTTCGCGATGAACGAATACATTGACAAGTCCAAGAATCTCTTCATTATGGCTTGACTGGTTGCGGAAGATCTTTAGAACATCTTAGTAAGTCAATATAGCATCGTCGTCTTGGCAGTGTACTTACCGGTGGCGACATGTTCTGCATTGGCAACGACGCCATCATGGTGCTTTTTTTTGATTCACTACTCAAAGAATACATACGAATTCCATGACATCCTATCTCGGTGTAACTGATGGAAATGTCTTATACCTTAAGTCTAGCTGAGAATAGAGCTTTCAGGGTATCGGTTATGCATGTTTGATCCGTACCTCGGTCGTTCGCCAGATTGTACAGGTAATAGTTGTATCCAGTTTCTCAATTCGTGTTACAAGTATACAGAAAGGCTTGGCCCACATTGTATTAGTACCATTACAGCTAATTCTTTCATGTCAATGAATCGTACGCTACTGTTTTGCTGGATACATGAAATTCATGCAAACAAAGGCTCAACTACAGCGTATTTCATCTGTAAACAAAACATGCCATTCCTGTACTTCGCCAAAtgccaaggccatcaataCCGTGTCACCCTTCATTTTCCTGCTCCTTCTCATGCCCATTCCCGAGCCTGTTTCGACCGCGCGGCTGGGATAAGCCGAAGATTAGGTAGCGAAACCTCTTGCAGGCGTCATCTACCCCTGACATTAAGTTAttcatccattctttctccctctgAAAGGTGTTGCCCAAGTCATTCATCCATTTTGAGAGATTTTCGACCTTGTCTGGCAGGTCAAGTAGCTCATCAACGATTCCGGCAAAGGCATTGACCCTGACGTCCATTTTATCTAGCCTTTCGGCCAATATGTTCATTCTTTCGTTAAGTGTCTTGTCTACGCCCTCTTTTCTCGCCTGTTCTAGCCTGTTTACCGTGGCCTCCATCTGTAGTAACTTCCGCAAAATTAGCTGGCTTGTAGGGATTAGTGGCTCTTGTCCATAAGAAAACCGTTGAAGGGAACTTACTCTGTAGACTCAGAGTGTATCAGGCCAGCAAGGCTTTAAAGATTGTTAAATAATGCGAAATAACTGGATACGACAAACCTACCTAGAATCGTGGTCATACGTAGTGCTACCATTCACTTGAAGTTCGTAACGATCACCCTGGCCCAGTTCGGCTGCATCGCGTGAAGACGGATGGGCTGTCTGTGACGTGCCTCCTGTTCCATCGATATCGTCGATACCAGTAACTGAGATGTTTTGGTCGTTGAACATGTCCTGACACATGAGACGACTATAGTTCGGCTGCTCATCACCAATACCGGAATCAGTAGCATTGTACGTGAGAGGCGGAAAGTCGTACATGTTGAACGGAAGCAACATGGGGTTGGAGGTGTGGGCTCAACACTCTACTTCCAAGCGGCCCAACTTTATAGCAACGTCACAAAGGACTGTCAAAAGCTAGGTTCCAAGTCTTTGAATTCAAGGAATCTTAGCCGTCTATTGAGACTCATTTGGAAACACCTCTCAATCGCCTTTCAGAGAACCCCTGCAATTTCGGTTGGTGCATCATCTATCACGCTAAGGGCCCAGAGGAACGGTAACGGAGCGAGGGGTGTCATTATACGTCCATCGAAAGGAAACGTAAGTTCAAACATGAGAGGTAAATACTCAGCCAGCGCGGCtgtaatttcttttttgtgaCTTGCAGAGGCGTCAGTACCTCAACAGAATCCGTTTCTTGCGACTGAGGCCAGTCTGATATACCAGAAGGCTACACATGGTTTTGAAGCGGTTAATCTTCTCACCTGAAGAACGAGCGACAGGATTCTTGAAAGGTCGGCTACATGCCCTAGCAGGCTAATAAGTGGCGCCCATAATTCAGGGATAACATGGAAATAAATAGTACAACGATCACTTAGCGAATCAAATCATGGGGCTGGAGACACAAGAAAGCTCAACACGTCGATAACATGGACTATTATAAAGGAGTAATGATTGTGCGAAATTTTTTCACGGCCTACCGTTTGTGTATTGGTGGTATGGgattgtttgtttgtctcATCCGAGCCCTTACTGAAACGAACAAAAGGACCTCAAAGCAAAGAGGGATTGAGGATTTTTTCCATAAATAAGGAGGTGCTTTCCCTCCCtccgagatcaagaagcattcGTATGATACAGTAAGCTTTAAAGATGCGTCCGAAAACCGACACTAGCTGGCTAGACGTGGGTGTGGGTGAGAATGGAAGCTATGTCATCCGGGATTACGGACGACTAGACGAAGTGGTCTCCGAGTTGACTCAACCCCGCCAACAGTATCCTTTCTTATCGGTATTCCTAGGTGGGAAGAACAAAGACATTGCGCTCCAGGCAATTTTCCCCCAAAACAATATCAGAAGGACCCAGCCTAGCTCGCGAATTGGTTTGCGGTACGATATAACATCCTCCAACAGTGAGAGTCCGATTTTATTCGCCGATGGCAACGTTACTCCCACCAAGGGTGTCTTAGGCGCTATGCCAGGGGTACATGATTACCCGATCACATGGCCCATCAGCTCCACCGATAATGCATCGAGATTGGTCTATGCACGgttaatttttctttttgctgaTCTCGTGTGCCTTTTCGCCGACGATTTCCCAGACCTTATGTCAGTAGCTCATTTCTTGGTAGACTGCGTTTCCATGCGATCTGCATCGCTGATGCTTGTTGCGGTCCGACCACGGGTGCTTGTGGTTCTAATGGGCAACCCAGACCGCAGCGAACGCAACGGCCCACTTCAACAATTCTATAAGCAACTTTACGAGGCCGACTCCACCCACCTCTCTGAGTGCTTTTCCCATATCAATGTTGTATACCTTGACCCCATCCAGTCCGATTCCTTAAGGTACGATAGCGTGCGCACATGGATTCATAACCAGAAGGAGAACATACAAATTGTACGGCGAGAGAATTGGTCACAAGTCAACGCAGTGCAGTTACAGGCTTTATTCACATCGGCGATCCGGAATCTAGTATCGCAAAACCAggctttctttgactttgtgAAGACTTCTCGCGAATGGAACCCTGTAGGGGCGGGATTGAGCGATCATGTTGCGCACT
Proteins encoded in this window:
- a CDS encoding uncharacterized protein (predicted protein), coding for MDSYTCHVLYPIEEEITPQDHLILQNGGTSSNIERLQSRLQQSKLPPRSLKKRVEDLAYENSYLKAELAWHTETKHALLQFREEMYTMFHRMEDALVELKNCLRNAESRYLSFWGLDVCDTNSNDMI
- a CDS encoding uncharacterized protein (predicted protein), with protein sequence MWAKPFCILVTRIEKLDTTITCTIWRTTELHRDRMSWNSESKKSTMMASLPMQNMSPPIFRNQSSHNEEILGLVNVFVHREKESVLRQKQLESRLSAESARLQNERHQFTQLQEKLAKAESLKGLLEVQLLKMSEEVEILQQELIMERAKSQELESRVSILFHVNDMLVRKAIETESSGTSFGQRPLDFFPLHLDNLRHQETTKDLGTVAKTKDEVMMPLAASIPTGFQSSSPLVESENSWDSVVPNGISIDTSLVPQLPVQSDS
- a CDS encoding uncharacterized protein (predicted protein); amino-acid sequence: MLLPFNMYDFPPLTYNATDSGIGDEQPNYSRLMCQDMFNDQNISVTGIDDIDGTGGTSQTAHPSSRDAAELGQGDRYELQVNGSTTYDHDSRVSSLQRFSYGQEPLIPTSQLILRKLLQMEATVNRLEQARKEGVDKTLNERMNILAERLDKMDVRVNAFAGIVDELLDLPDKVENLSKWMNDLGNTFQREKEWMNNLMSGVDDACKRFRYLIFGLSQPRGRNRLGNGHEKEQENEG
- a CDS encoding uncharacterized protein (predicted protein) yields the protein MRPKTDTSWLDVGVGENGSYVIRDYGRLDEVVSELTQPRQQYPFLSVFLGGKNKDIALQAIFPQNNIRRTQPSSRIGLRYDITSSNSESPILFADGNVTPTKGVLGAMPGVHDYPITWPISSTDNASRLVYARLIFLFADLVCLFADDFPDLMSVAHFLVDCVSMRSASLMLVAVRPRVLVVLMGNPDRSERNGPLQQFYKQLYEADSTHLSECFSHINVVYLDPIQSDSLRYDSVRTWIHNQKENIQIVRRENWSQVNAVQLQALFTSAIRNLVSQNQAFFDFVKTSREWNPVGAGLSDHVAHFLEVGHREECKFEILLSSLVSALILDHCLPGMMLMDPHAVFQTLYHDPVLRAFRHRQAPRFSKSVPELVSLIEQEFVTQYHIYASGEQSSIEYRRQHLLSTNHELCRVQSDKICLYCLVRTAQHSQVCCHTICDLCPQLFGNAAPDAEYQFSMVGCLLCNSRAVTTIDVLPPTMNPTVLAIDGGGVRGGIPLEYLLLIQESLGPECKLADLVDLAVGSSSGEYRLSIPRSRGLTVLRGVFFASADNPLYRGYFA